A genome region from Pristis pectinata isolate sPriPec2 chromosome 4, sPriPec2.1.pri, whole genome shotgun sequence includes the following:
- the LOC127570051 gene encoding lysozyme C-1-like has translation MLNIFSRSGQISGKRSKVISSGQSLFILSLLLVFASAKIYSRCELARTLKQFGLDGYYNYSLANWVCMAYYESRYNTAAINHNKKHGKIWSTDYGIFQINSQWWCKDQQTKGGKNICKVQCADLLNDYLGDDCRCAKIIVQASKGMKAWVGWKNHCKGRDVSYFVRGCRL, from the exons atgctgaacatattcagcagatcaggccaaatctctgggaagagaagcaaagttatCAGTTCAGGTCAAAGTCTCTTCATCCTCAGTCTCCTGCTTGTGTTTGCAAGTGCTAAAATCTACAGCAGATGTGAGCTGGCAAGAACCTTAAAGCAGTTTGGCTTGGATGGATATTATAACTATAGCCTGGCTAACT GGGTCTGCATGGCTTACTATGAAAGCCGGTACAACACAGCAGCAATTAATCATAACAAGAAGCATGGAAAAATTTGGTCGACAGACTATGGCATTTTTCAAATCAACAGTCAATGGTGGTGCAAGGACCAGCAGACCAAAGGCGGTAAAAACATATGTAAAGTTCAATGTGCTG ATCTTTTGAACGACTACCTGGGTGATGACTGCAGATGTGCAAAGATTATTGTTCAGGCCAGCAAAGGAATGAAAGCCTG GGTTGGCTGGAAGAACCACTGCAAGGGAAGAGACGTTAGTTACTTTGTCCGTGGGTGTCGCTTAtaa